Proteins found in one Fusarium keratoplasticum isolate Fu6.1 chromosome 12, whole genome shotgun sequence genomic segment:
- a CDS encoding GH16 domain-containing protein produces MEGSTTVTSPAEGSCSRRVNPFGTPGDEPPENPFSTPVAATPIAESLTSRRSPHTRNASTYEVAGPRRRFKSSRLKGEFEKPWLEKSKKEVNWDSIIFYTCIFIGLGIGGFLCWKETRGVPNYEYCLIMDDHFENLDNWNHEVQMGGFGTGTFDWTTTDKANSYVDAEGLHIVPTLTLESTEITYDQLVHGHTVNLTTDGRSDGKCTSDEKATDDEWETRWPCAAVSNSTKGQIINPVRSARLNTKGKKTIRYGRVEVTARMPRGDWLWPAIWMMPQDSVYGEWPKSGEIDIAESRGNDARKYSMGDNLVSSALHWGTATENDRWRRSYGEWGGKRVRYTDDFHTYGLEWSEKYLFTWLDGRLRQVIFFDFTKNKNLWTYGEFAGESVNGSVPVDPWGSTGRPNTPFDQSFFLILNVAVGGTNGWFPDAVGGKPWADRSETPMRDFWKANETWLPSWGPKEERGMIVRSVKMWQQGQC; encoded by the exons ATGGAAGGCTCGACGACTGTCACTTCTCCCGCCGAGGGATCGTGCTCCCGGCGGGTTAACCCCTTCGGAACCCCGGGTGATGAGCCGCCCGAGAACCCATTCTCAACTCCTGTTGCCGCAACACCTATTGCAGAGTCCTTAACGTCCCGACGGTCACCACACACTCGGAATGCTTCTACATATGAAG TCGCTGGCCCTCGCAGACGCTTCAAGAGCAGTCGGCTCAAGGGCGAATTCGAGAAGCCATGGCTCgaaaagtccaagaaggaagTCAACTGGGACAGCATCATCTTTTACACATGTATTTTTATCGGACTTG GCATTGGAGGATTCCTTTGCTGGAAGGAAACTCGGGGCGTCCCCAATTATGAA TATTGCTTGATCATGGATGATCACTTtgagaacctcgacaactGGAATCATGAGGTCCAGATGGGCGGATTTGG TACTGGAACCTTTGACTGGACCACCACCGACAAGGCCAATTCGTATGTCGACGCCGAGGGCCTGCACATCGTACCCACCTTGACGCTTGAGAGCACCGAAATTACTTATGATCAGCTGGTCCACGGCCACACTGTCAACCTGACGACCGATGGACGCTCCGACGGCAAGTGCACATCTGATGAAAAAGCCACCGACGATGAATGGGAGACCCGTTGGCCATGCGCCGCCGTCAGCAACAGCACCAAGGGCCAGATCATCAACCCAGTGCGGTCAGCACgactcaacaccaagggcaagaagacgaTCCGCTATGGTCGTGTCGAGGTGACGGCACGTATGCCTCGTGGAGACTGGTTGTGGCCGGCAATCTGGATGATGCCCCAGGACAGCGTCTACGGTGAGTGGCCAAAGTCGGGTGAGATTGATATCGCCGAGAGCCGCGGCAATGACGCTCGCAAGTATTCCATGGGTGATAACCTCGTGTCGTCGGCACTTCACTGGGGCACTGCTACTGAGAATGATCGCTGGCGGAGGAGCTACGGTGAGTGGGGGGGCAAACGAGTCCGCTACACTGACGACTTCCACACCTATGGACTCGAGTGGAGTGAGAAGTACCTCTTCACCTGGCTCGACGGTCGTCTTCGG caagtcatcttcttcgacttcaccaagaacaagaacctGTGGACCTACGGCGAATTTGCCGGAGAGTCCGTCAACGGCTCGGTCCCTGTAGATCCCTGGGGCAGCACGGGTCGTCCTAATACGCCCTTTGACCAGTCTTTCTTTCTCATCCTGAACGTGGCAGTCGGTGGCACCAATGGCTGGTTTCC CGACGCTGTTGGCGGAAAGCCGTGGGCCGACCGCAGTGAGACCCCCATGCGGGACTTTTGGAAGGCCAACGAGACATGGCTTCCAAGTTGGGGtcccaaggaggagcgcgGCATGATTGTAAGATCGGTCAAAATGTGGCAGCAAGGCCAATGCTAG